The Zingiber officinale cultivar Zhangliang chromosome 10A, Zo_v1.1, whole genome shotgun sequence genome contains a region encoding:
- the LOC122027172 gene encoding uncharacterized protein LOC122027172 isoform X2 — protein MASTALLSAPPAAAQAASVPAPKQRVATVHLAAVPLRAAKGPAQTLLSAAYSVGVWQLQHFVVIIRPDPSQSQVVAFDFQPQDPENFYALLAVLTQKHMPGVVLRRSLRRLPNTRCWFIGFADSDDAVDEADRFSKSWSTELIVGEHDCRHFANGLVECLTGERHVLSYLQTISH, from the exons ATGGCCTCCACCGCTCTCCTCTCGGCTCCTCCGGCAGCAGCGCAGGCTGCGTCCGTTCCAGCTCCTAAGCAGCGCGTAGCCACGGTGCATCTGGCGGCGGTGCCCCTGAGGGCCGCCAAAGGCCCTGCCCAGACGCTGCTGTCCGCCGCCTACTCGGTGGGCGTCTGGCAGCTGCAGCACTTCGTCGTCATCATCCGGCCAGATCCATCTCAGTCCCAG GTAGTTGCCTTTGATTTTCAGCCTCAAGATCCCGAGAACTTCTATGCATTACTAGCTGTCTTAACTCAGAAGCACATGCCCG GAGTTGTTCTAAGAAGGAGCTTGCGAAGATTACCCAACACGAGGTGCTGGTTTATTGGATTCGCTGACTCTGATGATGCTGTAGATGAGGCTGACAGATTCAGTAAAAGCTGGTCGACTGAGCTGATTGTTGGAGAGCACGACTGTCGCCATTTTGCAAACG GATTGGTTGAATGCCTGACCGGCGAGCGACATGTTTTGAGCTATCTtcaaacaatctcccactag
- the LOC122027172 gene encoding uncharacterized protein LOC122027172 isoform X1, whose amino-acid sequence MASTALLSAPPAAAQAASVPAPKQRVATVHLAAVPLRAAKGPAQTLLSAAYSVGVWQLQHFVVIIRPDPSQSQVVAFDFQPQDPENFYALLAVLTQKHMPGVVLRRSLRRLPNTRCWFIGFADSDDAVDEADRFSKSWSTELIVGEHDCRHFANGYNILTTSEFSLRNWLLRQNLCAECQGLVECLTGERHVLSYLQTISH is encoded by the exons ATGGCCTCCACCGCTCTCCTCTCGGCTCCTCCGGCAGCAGCGCAGGCTGCGTCCGTTCCAGCTCCTAAGCAGCGCGTAGCCACGGTGCATCTGGCGGCGGTGCCCCTGAGGGCCGCCAAAGGCCCTGCCCAGACGCTGCTGTCCGCCGCCTACTCGGTGGGCGTCTGGCAGCTGCAGCACTTCGTCGTCATCATCCGGCCAGATCCATCTCAGTCCCAG GTAGTTGCCTTTGATTTTCAGCCTCAAGATCCCGAGAACTTCTATGCATTACTAGCTGTCTTAACTCAGAAGCACATGCCCG GAGTTGTTCTAAGAAGGAGCTTGCGAAGATTACCCAACACGAGGTGCTGGTTTATTGGATTCGCTGACTCTGATGATGCTGTAGATGAGGCTGACAGATTCAGTAAAAGCTGGTCGACTGAGCTGATTGTTGGAGAGCACGACTGTCGCCATTTTGCAAACGGTTATAACATATTAACAACCTCTGAATTCTCACTTCGAAATTGGCTGTTGAGACAAAATTTATGTGCTGAATGTCAAGGATTGGTTGAATGCCTGACCGGCGAGCGACATGTTTTGAGCTATCTtcaaacaatctcccactag
- the LOC122027171 gene encoding putative serine/threonine-protein kinase yields the protein MSCSCFGASLSRKKHLNPSAREQNVLSSEKNIRLFSYLELKLATNNFHPSNKIGRGGFGTVYKGTLRDGVVVATKVLSAESRQGVREFLTEIDVISNVKHPNLVELIGCCVEGANRILVYEFVENGSLVRAVLGPISEATKLNWQIRSEICLGIAKGIAHLHEVLVPPIVHRDIKPSNILLDSNFVPKIGDFGVAKLFPDNITHISTRVAGTTGYLAPEYALQGQLTKKADIYSFGVVLLEIISGRSNSRSFSERGKPLLEWVWKLFEDKRVIEIVDPALKDYPHEEVLRYIKVALFCTQAASVRRPTMLQVVDMLSKPVQLNDKEITQPGYMEDSGKFVKGSGPTTSMSSQSKFSTSIDTTIPFSLSQATCTEISPR from the exons ATGAGTTGTTCCTGTTTTGGTGCTTCATTGTCCCGGAAAAAGCATCTTAATCCTTCTGCAAGGGAACAAAATG TGCTTTCATCAGAAAAGAATATAAGACTTTTCTCTTATCTTGAGCTTAAATTAGCAACAAACAATTTCCATCCAAGCAACAAAATTGGCCGGGGTGGTTTTGGAACAGTATACAAG GGGACCCTTAGGGATGGAGTAGTTGTTGCAACAAAGGTACTTTCTGCAGAATCCCGTCAAGGAGTTAGAGAGTTCTTGACTGAGATTGACGTTATCTCCAATGTCAAGCATCCAAACCTTGTTGAGCTTATTGGTTGCTGTGTTGAAGGCGCTAATCGCATCCTAGTGTACGAGTTTGTGGAAAATGGTAGCCTAGTCCGTGCAGTACTAG GTCCAATCAGTGAAGCGACTAAGCTGAACTGGCAGATCAGATCTGAGATTTGTTTGGGTATTGCCAAGGGAATTGCACATCTTCATGAGGTTCTTGTACCACCAATTGTTCACAGGGACATAAAACCTAGCAATATTCTTCTTGACAGTAATTTTGTCCCCAAGATTGGAGATTTTGGCGTAGCTAAGTTATTTCCTGATAATATTACCCACATCAGCACCCGTGTAGCTGGAACAAC TGGCTACTTGGCACCTGAATATGCTTTGCAAGGCCAATTGACAAAGAAAGCAGACATTTATAGCTTTGGAGTTGTCCTTTTGGAAATAATTAGTGGCAGAAGCAACTCGAGGTCATTTTCAGAAAGAGGAAAACCACTTTTGGAATGG GTATGGAAGCTGTTTGAGGATAAGAGGGTAATTGAGATTGTAGATCCTGCTCTGAAAGACTACCCCCATGAAGAAGTTTTAAGGTACATCAAAGTTGCTCTTTTCTGCACACAAGCTGCAAGTGTGCGTCGGCCGACCATGCTCCAAGTTGTTGACATGCTATCGAAGCCAGTACAGCTCAATGATAAAGAAATTACCCAGCCTGGTTACATGGAAGACTCTGGCAAATTTGTCAAAGGTTCAGGTCCAACAACTTCCATGAGTTCTCAGTCGAAATTTTCCACAAGCATCGACACAACCATCCCATTCTCCTTGAGTCAGGCTACTTGTACTGAAATTTCTCCAAGGTGA